AAAGCGCCTGTATTCCAGCCTGGGTTTCCGGGAATTCCCGATACAAACTATCAAAGTACACGAAGGCGTGCGTATATGCGGAATCCACCAATTCCATCTGATCCAAAGGCATTTCTGAGGCGACCGTCCAAAGGCTTTCCGCTTCCATGTAGCGGTCCTTCGCAACATCTTCGCGCGTCTTCAAGGTTACCCGCATGCCGAGGTTCGCCTGCGCCTGCTTGGCATATTCGGTGTCCGGGTACTTTTCGATAATTTCCTTGTAGATTTCTTCGGCAGCATCGGGATCGTGCAGATATTCGTCGTAGACAAAAGCCTTCGCATAAATAGCGCGCAAGACCTTGGCGCTGTCCCCGGATTCCTTGATTACGTTATCGAGGCGCGTAATGGCGCTATCCACCTCAGATAACTTGAACAGGAACAATTCCGCTATCAGGAACTCGGACCGGAAAAAATTATCCACATTGGGAATGGAATCCTTGCGTTCCTTATCATTCTGGTTGCGCATGGCGATCAGACGCTTCAACGCATCACGGCGTTCACGGCTTTCCTGACCCCACTTACAGATCGTGCGAGAAATAAAGCTGCTGTCGTAATAGACGACCGCCTTGTCGTAATCAATTTTTTGGTGCTGTTCGTAATCTCCTAGGCAGAAATAACTTCGAGACGCCACTTCGGTACGCGGATACTCCGTATTCACCTTCTGCAAGATGACAATCGCATCGGCATGTCGACCGGCGAGCATCGTCAGTTCTCCGATACGCACCAGGTAATCCGGCTGTTTGGATTCATAATCGGGATTCTTGTAAAGTTCCTTGTATTCATCCGCCGCCTGCAGATACTCCTTACGGTTCACAAGGCATTCCGCGGCCTGCTCCCCCGCCGTCTGCTGTTCTCGCGGATTCAGTTCCTTGATTTCCTTGGCCGTATAATGCTCTCGGGACTTGTCCCAGTTTTCTTTCTTGAAATAAAGCCCGGCAAGTCTAAAGTGAGCCTTGCCCCGCATAAAAGGAGTTCCCGCCGTATCGGCAAGCAAGGCTTCCAAAGAAGCAATCGCCTGATCCGGAGCCTCGGACTGTTCGTCCAAAAGCGAGAGTAGGTTCAGTCCCTGGAAATAATAAGGATGTTCCTTGGACGCCACCACCGGTTCCAATGCAAATCGGCTAATGTTATACTCATGGTTCCTATACAGACAGTAGGCCCGCTGATATTCCACTGCCTTCATTGAATCATGGTCGGCAAAGTAGCGTTCAAATTCATCGTACTTGGTAATCGCCTTGCCCCACTCATGCTTGTGGCGGAACGACTCTCCAATCAAAAAAACCGCTTCGGCAGTACGTTTCTTGTTGTCAGGGAAACGTTCCAAGACTCGGGAGCCCTTCTCGATAATCTTGTCGTATTTTTGGCGTTCCTCGGTTCCGGGCAGGGAATTTTCACTATCGGAAATACTGTCCAGTCGGGCGGCGCGCATTTCACCGGCCTGCTCATCCAACCGTTCCGCATTGAACATGTGATTCAAGTAGGCACAGCAGGTACACCCCTCAAATACGAGGGCAACAATAGCTAATGCCAGAAAACGGAACATCATAGTGTAAAGATACAAAAAAAGAGTTTAGAACTTAGAGCTTAGAACCTAGAATTTAGAGCATAGATATATTCTGCTAAGTTCTAAGAGCGAAGCGGTATAAGCTCGACCAACTAAAATCTAGAACTCATTCAGGTATTTCGTGTAATCGCAGAGCTTGAGTCCCGCCGGGAGCACGCTCTTGTCGAAACGCACCATGCGCACTTCGGCCGGTTTTCCGACCACGCGGGCAAGCATCTCGAAGTTGTCCTGGGTTTCCCAGACGGCGGCATCCAAAACGATACCATCGCCGCAATCCGTTTCACCCGTACTATTGCCTATGCCGGAAATTCTCGAATTCTGCTTGAGCAGCCTCGTATAAATTTCAGGAGCCATCCCCATATGATTCGAAGAAGAGGTCGAATCGTAAACCACCACATGAACTTCGCGGAAATGGCTGAGGGAATCAAAGATGACTGTATAAGTATGCATGTAGGGCGCAATGTAGAACGATTCCTGCCAGACATTGTTGGCTACAGGCCTGAAATTGCCGATGGAATACTTCTTGAAGAATTCACGCGGAGTCGCCCCATAACGAACAACATAATGACCAAGCATCGTCGTAAAGTCATGCGTCGTCGCAGGTTCAATGGATTCGCGCAAACTGTCGACCGCACGGTTCAAGTTCGCCGTCAGGCCATCCCCCTTTGAAATCGGAGCGGGTCTCGTGACATTTGCTTCCTGGATACGCTGCTGGATATCAGGATATTCAGGATCCACCTTCTGAATGTCCTGGAACTGAGAACGGGCACGATCAAACTGGCGTCCCTTCAAGTAAGCGCGTCCAAGAGCTTCTTTCAAGGGCAAATTTTCCGGATACTTTTCGACCAGCGGCTCCAGGATGTCGCATGCTGTCTGCGCACGGTCCTGCGGAGAAAGGACTACACCAGAACCGGAACCCGGAGGAGACTTTTCGCCCAAGGTCGATATGGCTTCGCGAGCCTGGACAAAATCGGGATTAAACGCAAGAATGCGCTGGTAAAGTTTCTCCGCCGCATCAAAATGCCCCTGGTATTCATTCAGGTATCCCTGCAACAATAGCAGGTTTGCATTGACCGGAAACTGAGAAAG
The window above is part of the Fibrobacter sp. UWH4 genome. Proteins encoded here:
- a CDS encoding lipopolysaccharide assembly protein LapB; the protein is MTNSSSAARRAAYLFLALCCGALLAFVGFRLYDVHGPNKIVVGGDPYGLPAGSTVIRGDTPDMTEALATVPAQVQTELRRAMELFRSGAYSSAYDIYDGIVVLYPDLLPALLGQLNTLFELDSLSSLQQDRLSLLTEKLQGRYPGSGLSAYLESCKIYREGNSTAALELARIASEKAPAFYQTRLWYGRLLMDGGRSIQATNELKTVVSLSNGDEPRAYELLAELYRRSGQLDSCSALVEYALSQFPVNANLLLLQGYLNEYQGHFDAAEKLYQRILAFNPDFVQAREAISTLGEKSPPGSGSGVVLSPQDRAQTACDILEPLVEKYPENLPLKEALGRAYLKGRQFDRARSQFQDIQKVDPEYPDIQQRIQEANVTRPAPISKGDGLTANLNRAVDSLRESIEPATTHDFTTMLGHYVVRYGATPREFFKKYSIGNFRPVANNVWQESFYIAPYMHTYTVIFDSLSHFREVHVVVYDSTSSSNHMGMAPEIYTRLLKQNSRISGIGNSTGETDCGDGIVLDAAVWETQDNFEMLARVVGKPAEVRMVRFDKSVLPAGLKLCDYTKYLNEF
- a CDS encoding tetratricopeptide repeat protein; translated protein: MMFRFLALAIVALVFEGCTCCAYLNHMFNAERLDEQAGEMRAARLDSISDSENSLPGTEERQKYDKIIEKGSRVLERFPDNKKRTAEAVFLIGESFRHKHEWGKAITKYDEFERYFADHDSMKAVEYQRAYCLYRNHEYNISRFALEPVVASKEHPYYFQGLNLLSLLDEQSEAPDQAIASLEALLADTAGTPFMRGKAHFRLAGLYFKKENWDKSREHYTAKEIKELNPREQQTAGEQAAECLVNRKEYLQAADEYKELYKNPDYESKQPDYLVRIGELTMLAGRHADAIVILQKVNTEYPRTEVASRSYFCLGDYEQHQKIDYDKAVVYYDSSFISRTICKWGQESRERRDALKRLIAMRNQNDKERKDSIPNVDNFFRSEFLIAELFLFKLSEVDSAITRLDNVIKESGDSAKVLRAIYAKAFVYDEYLHDPDAAEEIYKEIIEKYPDTEYAKQAQANLGMRVTLKTREDVAKDRYMEAESLWTVASEMPLDQMELVDSAYTHAFVYFDSLYREFPETQAGIQALYMKAIYFQMNPERVDSAFATYKQLRDQYGQTPWGKQAAKMMNSRLTMSDKDLERLRKRVKSSEEHINKQSAQYYEALNKAPEEKQAEVKSKEDEILENTYNSMYDFE